The following are from one region of the Nicotiana tabacum cultivar K326 chromosome 3, ASM71507v2, whole genome shotgun sequence genome:
- the LOC107776667 gene encoding protein LIGHT-DEPENDENT SHORT HYPOCOTYLS 10-like — MNPSTIVMAKELPEGSSRSGGEQLQQNPAPLSRYESQKRRDWNTFGQYLKNQRPPVALSQCNCNHVLEFLRYLDQFGKTKVHLHGCVFFGQPDPPAPCTCPLRQAWGSLDALIGRLRAAYEENGGSPENNPFGNGAIRLYLREVKECQAKARGIPYKKKKKRKLNNPIKATIGAPAATDQHKNLMQAS; from the coding sequence atgaatccTTCAACTATAGTCATGGCAAAGGAGCTGCCCGAAGGATCGTCGCGATCTGGCGGTGAACAGTTGCAGCAGAATCCAGCACCGTTGAGCCGATATGAGTCACAAAAGAGGAGAGACTGGAACACTTTTGGACAGTACTTAAAGAACCAGAGACCACCAGTTGCATTATCACAGTGTAATTGCAACCATGTCCTTGAATTCCTCCGATATCTCGACCAGTTCGGGAAGACTAAGGTTCACTTACACGGTTGTGTCTTTTTCGGACAACCTGATCCGCCTGCTCCTTGTACTTGCCCTCTAAGGCAAGCTTGGGGCAGTCTTGATGCTTTGATAGGTAGACTTAGAGCTGCTTATGAAGAAAATGGAGGCTCACCTGAGAATAATCCGTTTGGGAATGGCGCGATACGCCTTTATTTGAGAGAAGTTAAGGAGTGTCAAGCTAAGGCAAGAGGGATTCcttataagaagaagaagaaaaggaagcttAATAATCCTATTAAGGCTACCATTGGTGCACCTGCTGCTACTGATCAACATAAGAATTTGATGCAAGCAAGTTAG